The sequence CTGGAATAGCTGTCAATAGTCGCACATCCGTTGTTAACTCAATGGCTTAGCGTAAATTTTTGCTATGCTATGGGGCTGAGTTGATAACTTACCGTAGCAGAAGGCCCCTATGCGTCGTAACCAGTCCGTGATTAACGAAGAAGTACAATTTTCAGACCAGGAAGAGTTGGTCTCTACCACTGATTTGCGTGGCATTGTTACCTATGCCAACGATGCCTTTTGCAGGGTCGCCGGGTATGACAGGGACGAACTGTTGGGCAAGAATCATAATCTGGTACGTCATCCGGATATGCCTAAGCAGGCCTTTAAGGATCTTTGGGATAAGCTTAATCAGGGCCAGGCCTGGCGGGGTATGGTTAAAAACCGTTGTAAGGATGGGCGGTACTATTGGGTTGATGCTTACGTGACTCCGGTTTACCAGAATAATGACAAGGTTGGCTATCAGTCGGTACGGGTCAAGCCGCAAAGGGATATGGTGCAACGGGCTGAGCAGGCCTATCAGGCTATTAACAGCGGCAAGTTTAAGGCCGGCGAATTTGCAGTAAATCAGAAATACCTGCTATCCGCTGTCGTAACCTTACTATCATCAGCATTGATCTTCTGGTTTGGCGGGCTGTGGAGTGGTTTGCTGAGTCTGGCGCTGGTGGCTGCGCTGAGCGGGATATTCTGGCCAGAGATTATCAAATTTCCGGTGCAGGCTGAGACACTCAGACTGAAATACGACAGTATCAGCCGGTTTGTCTACAGTGGTAAGGGCAGCCCCGGTGTGTTTGATTTCCATCTGGGCCTCGGCAAGGCGAGGTTGCGCACAGTGCTCGGTCGTATGCAGGACGCTTCAGGCAGCCTGGTGGGTGTGGCAACACAAACCAGCCACTCTGCCCATACTACTGCCGAGGGTATAGAACAGCAGAAATTCGAGGTGCAGCAGATTGCTACGGCTATTACGCAAATGGCGGCCACCAGTCAGGAAATCGCCAGAAATACCGTAGAGACCTCCGGCAAAGTCAGAAATGCCAACGATCTCTGTGCCGGAGCCAAAGACAGTGTACTCAAGAGCAAGGGTAAAGTGTCCAGTCTGGCGGAGGTTGTAGATCGGGCCGCCAGTTCTGCTAACCAGTTGGTTGAAGAAGCAGACAAGGTGGCTAATGTAATGGGCGAAATTGAAGCCATTGCCGATCAGACTAACCTGTTGGCACTCAATGCTGCCATTGAGGCGGCGCGGGCCGGTGAGAGTGGCCGCGGCTTCTCAGTGGTGGCTGATGAGGTGCGGGCCCTGTCTACCCGAACTCAGACCTCTACCGCAAATATTCATACCAGTTTGCAGAATATGCGCAATACTTTGCAGCAGTGGGTTGGCAGCATGGAGCAAAGCAGAGAGCAGGCCATGGAGTGTGTGAGTGATGCTACAGATTCTGCCGCCGCCATGGAAGAGATCTATCAGGTTATGGCTGAAATCTCAGATTATTCAGCACAGATTGCAACGGCGTCGGAGCAGCAGGAAAAAGTCTGTGAGGAAGTCAGCCGCAATATCGGCAATATCACCCAGGTTGCCGATGACAATACACAGGTGGCACAGGGAATGGAACAAAGCTCAGAGGAGCTGCGCGCCAATATCGATAAGATTGCAGCGATGATAAAAACTTTTGGTGATTAGGTCGTGTCGCTCTAGAGCAGGCCGAGGCTAAACTGATAATTACCACTTTGCAGCATCAGATGAGTTTCTCCTTGCTGTTGCTGCGGTTTTCCCTGGTCCACCAACTGGTAAAAAAGGTTTTGATGCAAGCGGCCATAGAGGTTTCTTCTGACCAGAGCATAGGGCAACAGATCACCACTCACCCTGTCCTTTTGCAGGAGCACGGGATGCTCTTCACTGACAATAAAGCTATCACCAGTATTTGAAGTGAATACTAACTTACCCTCCTGGCTCTTCCAGTTGGTGATAATAAAAGGTACATCTTCTACTCTGATGGCGACTTTCTCCACCGGCGTGACGAGGAAATAGTCATCCTGCTCTTTTTTCAGTACCCCGGCAAACAGCCGGACCAGCGGCTGCCGGCCTATGGGCGATCCCATATAGTGCCAGCTGCCGTCGTGCTTAATGGTGAGATCTATCTCTCCGCAATAGGGCGGGTCCCATTTCTCCACCGGCGGCAACTTATCCTGTTGTGCCGCCAGTTGAGTCTGTAGTTGTTCGAGTTTCATCGCTCGTTAAGCACGTCCCGAAACTCTCTGAGTTTGGCTTTGATCAGGCGCATATTTTCAGGCCCGGTACGCAGCAGTTGCTTCTGTGGCGCAGAGAGTGACTCTAAACGTTCATCCTTATACTTATACATCACGCTTTCCGTTGTTACCTCTACGGGCATCGGTACTTCGGGAGTATCCAGCAGATGATCAATGGCATCGGTCAGAACATTGTCAAAATCTTCAGAGCTGTCGCCGATCTCGGCAAAAATTTCTCTGATGGCAGGTTTATAGTCCTCATAGATGGCGATCATCTGTTCTGTGTCCATCTTCTCCATGGCTTCCACATAGGGTGTATAACGCTTGTAGCTGGCGGCATCGATCCATTCCTTGCCGGCTTGACGATAGACCCTGAATTCCTGTACCGGCGGTTTCAATACCTGGTGATTGGGGGCCAGCTTCTGGTCGGCAAGGTTGGCACTGAAAACCACAAAGCGGCGCAACAGATCTTCATCCACAATCAGTCTGGCCATGGCCTCATAGACGCCGGTTTCGGCAATGGCTGTTTTGATCGCAGCATCGCTGATATCCAGTGGCTCAGGCTCCGGCTCTGGCTCAGGTTGCGGTTCTGGCATGGGGTCAGGCTCCTGAGGCATCGGCTCAGGCTCAGGTTCGGGTTCCGGCTCTGGTTCAAAAGCGGGCTCGGGCTGTTGCTCCTGCACGGGAGTCACTGGCTCTGGTTCTGGTGTTTCATCCTCCGGCCAGAGAAACAGCGCAACCAGCAGAATGATTACCAGCCCTGCGATAGCGAAATGGGGAAGCAGGGATTTCTTTTCTTGAGTCTCATGTTCTGTCATAACAACTCGCCTTTTCAGCTGGATGTATATACCTAAGGGATCTCAAAGCGTCAGTTTTTTTGAGCTTACCTGTGTATAGAGTCTATCAGTTAAGACTGATAATGCACCTTGTGTGTTGGATAATCCAGTGACTGATAGTAGTAATTTGTATCAACGACCGCTGTCATATTGAACCGGTTACCAGATTGAAAAGTATAAAAAAACCGTAACGCAAAGGGGGTAATATGAACTTTCAGCTGGAGTCTTTACTCAGGAATAAACCGGTCATTGAATATGTCGGGGTGTTATCCTTTGAAATGAGTGTCTATCTGGTGCAAATTTCGGTCGATGGTCAGCGGGGGCTGGTCTATGCTAATGACAGCAAACCGAAGAAATTTTCCAGTCTGGGTCAGATTCGGGATCTGTTCACAGATTTTAAGGTCGGTCAGGCTGAGTTGGTTCATCAGTCCGCTTATGGCGAGATGATTGGCTCTGATGAAGAGTCTGACAACACCATGAGGTTGCCGATTCGATTGGGGGCAGATTGTTCACTGTAAAGTCGGAAGTTTACAGTTTTTTATGGCTGAGCGATTAGCTTATAACCAAACGGCCTTGTTTATCACTTTTATAAGAGTATCCTAATATAAGGATTTGACTTCTGGAGGATAAATGTCTGAATTTAGCTGGCAGCGGGCCGTAATTAAAGTAGGTAGTGCACTGATATCACCAGATGGACATCAGTGCAGTGCCAAGTACTTGCTGGCCATCGCCAGGTTCATCACCGAAAGCCGCGAGCAGGGTAAACAGGTTATTATTGTGTCTTCAGGCAGTGTGGCTGCCGGTCGCAGTGTTATTGCCCATAAGACCCACCCCTCTATTGCAGAGAAGCAGGCCATGGCCGCGGTGGGGCAAATGCAGATGATGGAGAACTGGTCTCGCTTTTTTGACTTTCCCTGTGCTCAGGTACTGCTGACCTATGATGATTTCCATGACAGATCCCGTTATGTGAATATCAAAAATACAGTTAGAGAACTGCTGAACAATAATGTCTTGCCTATCGTTAACGAAAACGACACCACATCTGTAGATGTACTTAAAGTTGGCGACAATGACAACCTGGCGGCTTATGCCGCTATGGTGGCTGAAGCGGACACGCTGATTATCTGTTCAGACATTGACGGCCTGTACGATGCTGATCCAAGGATTAATCCACAGGCCAAGTTGATCCCGGTGGTCAACAATATCGACGGCTCTATCTATGAGCTGGCTGGTGGCCCTGGCAGTAAAGTCGGCACCGGCGGTATGCGCACTAAAATTGAAGCCGCTGACAAGTGCGCCGAAAGCGGCATCCAGACCCTGATTGTCAATGGCAGTAAGGGTGAAGTGTTTGACGCCCTGCTGGATAGCCGCATCCCTGGTACCCGTTTTGTACCGGCCAAAACGCCGGATACGGCGAAAGAGCAATGGCTCAAACATACGCTAATTGCGACCGGTCGTATCGAAGTGGATCAGGGCGCGAAAAAGGCGCTTATACAGACCGGGGCATCCCTGTTACCCGTTGGTATTACCGGAGTGGAAGGTGACTTTACTGCGGGTGATGCGGTGGAAATCTGTCACAACAATGTTCCCTTTGCCAAAGGTGTGGCGCTATACAGTGCTGCAGATTTGAACGCCATCAAAGGGCTATACAGTGAAGATTTCGAAAATGTCATTGGTTATTCCTCTGGCGAAGCGGCCGTTCACCGGGATGATTTGGCGCTACTCTGAGCCTGTTCATCTTCCTGTACTAAATTTATTTTATCAGCCTGCCGGTATTTCCGGGCGGGCTGTTTTCCGACAAAGGAGAAAATATGACTTTTTCGATTAAGCAGATGGCACAAAAAGCAAGAATCGCTTCACGCCAGTTAGCCAAGCTCACATCGGTGAAAAAGAATGCGGTATTGCACAGCATTGCCGATAACCTCGAGTCCATGACTGACAGCATCCTGGCAGCGAATAAAAAAGATGTCGAAGCGGGCCGTCAGGCAGACCTGGCTGAATCCATGCTCGACAGGCTGACGCTGAGTAAGCAAGCCATAGCTAATATCGCCGATGCCGTGCGTCAGATTGCCGCTCAGGATGATCCTGTGGGCAGTATCCGTGATATCCGTCGTCAGCCCAGTGGTATTGAAGTAGGTAAAATGCGCATCCCTCTGGGCGTGATAGCGATGATTTATGAATCCCGTCCGAATGTGACTATTGATGCGGCGGCCCTGTGTTTTAAAGCCGGTAATGCGGTAGTACTGCGTGGCGGTAAAGAAGCACTGCATTCCAACCTCGCCCTGGCTGAATGCATTAAGGCTGCGTTGCAGGCTCACAACGTCGATCCCAACGTCGTGGTGGTGGTGCCGGATCCCGATCGTGCAATCATGAATGAGCTGATGACACTCAATGAAGAGATTGACCTGATTATTCCCCGTGGCGGTGAAGGCCTGATTCGATTCGTGTCTGAAAACAGCCGTATACCGGTGATTCAGCATTATAAAGGCGTGTGCCATCTTTATGTGGATAATGCTGCAGACGAAGCCAAGGCGTTGGGTCTGTTGCAAAACGGTAAGACCCAGCGTACCGGGGTGTGTAATGCTCTTGAGACGTTACTGGTGCATAAAGACATCGCCCCGAGCTTTCTGCCGATGGCTGCAGCTATGCTGGCCGAACACAAGGTCACAGTGCATGCCTGTGCGCAGAGCATAGACTATTTCGAAGGCGCTGAGCCGGCCACCGATGAAGACTGGGATACAGAGTATCTGGCTCTGGAGATTGCCGTGCGGGTGGTAGACAGCTTCGACGCTGCCGTTGAGCATTTAGAGCAATACAGTTCAGGCCATACTGAAGTGATTGCGACCCAGGATTATTCCCGTGCCCAGCAGTTTATCCGCAGCGTTAACTCTGCAGTGGTGATGGCGAATGCCTCATCACGTTTCTCAGATGGCGGTGAACTGGGTCTGGGTGCTGAGATTGGTATCTCCACCAGTAAGCTCCATGCATACGGTCCTATGGGGGCCGAATCCCTTACCACTGAGAAATTTATTGTGCTGGGCGACGGCCATATTCGACAGTAAACCGCTATTTATTATTTGTAAGGGCTCCGATTCGCAGGGGCCCTTTTTGTTTATTCTTTCAGTTTTTTGAATTCCTGCTCCAGTTGCCAGGTCGGATCCGTTACCAGCTTCTCCAGTACCGCAATGCGTTCCTCCAGGCGTTGAATTTGTTGGTCTTTGTCCCGGCCTTCAGAGGCTGTGTCAGACCTGAAGGGATCCTGTGTCTCGCCGTTACACCAGGCGATTAGTCGCCACTGATATTTGTTGTCCAGCCAGTAAAAGCCTGTAATAAGCGCCGGGATCAGGAAAACTACCGCTATCGTTGCCATGTTTTATTCTCTCTTTGCAAAGGTTATTGCTATCAGTCGTAACCCCAGCAAATTCATTACACTTTTTTGCCTGTATGGTCTGCTTTGATATCGGCACAAAAGTCTCTAGAATCCGTTACATAATCCAGAACCGAGATGATCCATGCCTGTAATCAAAGAATTGTTTGAAAAAAACCGCCAGTGGGCCGAGCGTACTGTCGAGTCTGAGCCGGATTTTTTTAAGAAACTGTCCGAGCAGCAAACTCCGGAATATCTGTGGATAGGTTGCGCCGATAGCAGAGTGCCGGCAAATCAGTTGCTGGACTTGTTGCCGGGCGATATTTTTGTGCATCGCAATGTGGCTAATCTGGTGATCCATACGGATCTGAATTGTCTGTCGGTACTCCAATACGCGGTGGAAGTGCTCAAGGTGAAGCATGTGATTGTCTGCGGCCATTATGGTTGTGGCGGTGTTGAGGCGGCGCTGGCAAACAGGCAACTGGGGCTGATCGACAACTGGCTGGCCCACATTCAGGATATTGCTACCTATCATTGGCAGGACCTCGAGCCTCTGTCCCAGGAAGAGCGGGTACAGAAACTTTGTGAACTGAATGTGCTGGAGCAGGCGCGCAATATAAAACGGACTTCTATCGTCCGTGATGCCCTGGCAAAAGGCCAGGACCTGCGCATTCACAGCTGGATATACAGCCTGCGCAATGGACGGCTGACTGATGTGGAAGCCAAGTACCGCGATGCTGAGCAGCAGCAACGCTGATGTCTGCAAAAGTCTCCCGCCTGACCATATACCCGATTAAATCTACCCGGGGACTGGATATTTCACGCTCAGCGGTGAGCAGTGAAGGCATGGCCTTTGACCGGCGCTTTATGCTGGCTGATGAGAAGGGTCGTATGCTGACCGGAAGGGCGCTGCCAAAACTGGTGCAGGTAAAAGCCACGCCGCTAAACCATGGGCTGTTGGTAACCCACCCGGATATGCCGTCCCTTGAGCTGTATTATGAGGCGTTTTCCGGTGAGGGTATTGAGACTCATGTCTGGAAGGATAAATTCCAGGCTCTGGCGAGCCATCCTCAGGCCAATCGCTGGTTTACCACCCTGCTGGGGCGAAGCAGTCAGTTACTCTATGCTGGCACTGAGTCACCCCGGTTCAGCCAAAGCGCCGGCACCAAAGTGGGCTTCGCCGATGCCTTCCCTTTACTGATTATTTCACAGGCTTCATTAGAAGCCCTCAATGCCCGTTGTGAGGACATTCACAGTATGGCCCAGTTCCGCCCCAACCTGGTAGTAAGTCACTGTGAGGCATTCGCAGAAGACT comes from Lacimicrobium alkaliphilum and encodes:
- a CDS encoding methyl-accepting chemotaxis protein, producing the protein MRRNQSVINEEVQFSDQEELVSTTDLRGIVTYANDAFCRVAGYDRDELLGKNHNLVRHPDMPKQAFKDLWDKLNQGQAWRGMVKNRCKDGRYYWVDAYVTPVYQNNDKVGYQSVRVKPQRDMVQRAEQAYQAINSGKFKAGEFAVNQKYLLSAVVTLLSSALIFWFGGLWSGLLSLALVAALSGIFWPEIIKFPVQAETLRLKYDSISRFVYSGKGSPGVFDFHLGLGKARLRTVLGRMQDASGSLVGVATQTSHSAHTTAEGIEQQKFEVQQIATAITQMAATSQEIARNTVETSGKVRNANDLCAGAKDSVLKSKGKVSSLAEVVDRAASSANQLVEEADKVANVMGEIEAIADQTNLLALNAAIEAARAGESGRGFSVVADEVRALSTRTQTSTANIHTSLQNMRNTLQQWVGSMEQSREQAMECVSDATDSAAAMEEIYQVMAEISDYSAQIATASEQQEKVCEEVSRNIGNITQVADDNTQVAQGMEQSSEELRANIDKIAAMIKTFGD
- a CDS encoding DUF1285 domain-containing protein, translated to MKLEQLQTQLAAQQDKLPPVEKWDPPYCGEIDLTIKHDGSWHYMGSPIGRQPLVRLFAGVLKKEQDDYFLVTPVEKVAIRVEDVPFIITNWKSQEGKLVFTSNTGDSFIVSEEHPVLLQKDRVSGDLLPYALVRRNLYGRLHQNLFYQLVDQGKPQQQQGETHLMLQSGNYQFSLGLL
- a CDS encoding DUF3014 domain-containing protein → MTEHETQEKKSLLPHFAIAGLVIILLVALFLWPEDETPEPEPVTPVQEQQPEPAFEPEPEPEPEPEPMPQEPDPMPEPQPEPEPEPEPLDISDAAIKTAIAETGVYEAMARLIVDEDLLRRFVVFSANLADQKLAPNHQVLKPPVQEFRVYRQAGKEWIDAASYKRYTPYVEAMEKMDTEQMIAIYEDYKPAIREIFAEIGDSSEDFDNVLTDAIDHLLDTPEVPMPVEVTTESVMYKYKDERLESLSAPQKQLLRTGPENMRLIKAKLREFRDVLNER
- a CDS encoding DUF6482 family protein codes for the protein MNFQLESLLRNKPVIEYVGVLSFEMSVYLVQISVDGQRGLVYANDSKPKKFSSLGQIRDLFTDFKVGQAELVHQSAYGEMIGSDEESDNTMRLPIRLGADCSL
- the proB gene encoding glutamate 5-kinase, translating into MSEFSWQRAVIKVGSALISPDGHQCSAKYLLAIARFITESREQGKQVIIVSSGSVAAGRSVIAHKTHPSIAEKQAMAAVGQMQMMENWSRFFDFPCAQVLLTYDDFHDRSRYVNIKNTVRELLNNNVLPIVNENDTTSVDVLKVGDNDNLAAYAAMVAEADTLIICSDIDGLYDADPRINPQAKLIPVVNNIDGSIYELAGGPGSKVGTGGMRTKIEAADKCAESGIQTLIVNGSKGEVFDALLDSRIPGTRFVPAKTPDTAKEQWLKHTLIATGRIEVDQGAKKALIQTGASLLPVGITGVEGDFTAGDAVEICHNNVPFAKGVALYSAADLNAIKGLYSEDFENVIGYSSGEAAVHRDDLALL
- a CDS encoding glutamate-5-semialdehyde dehydrogenase — encoded protein: MTFSIKQMAQKARIASRQLAKLTSVKKNAVLHSIADNLESMTDSILAANKKDVEAGRQADLAESMLDRLTLSKQAIANIADAVRQIAAQDDPVGSIRDIRRQPSGIEVGKMRIPLGVIAMIYESRPNVTIDAAALCFKAGNAVVLRGGKEALHSNLALAECIKAALQAHNVDPNVVVVVPDPDRAIMNELMTLNEEIDLIIPRGGEGLIRFVSENSRIPVIQHYKGVCHLYVDNAADEAKALGLLQNGKTQRTGVCNALETLLVHKDIAPSFLPMAAAMLAEHKVTVHACAQSIDYFEGAEPATDEDWDTEYLALEIAVRVVDSFDAAVEHLEQYSSGHTEVIATQDYSRAQQFIRSVNSAVVMANASSRFSDGGELGLGAEIGISTSKLHAYGPMGAESLTTEKFIVLGDGHIRQ
- the can gene encoding carbonate dehydratase → MPVIKELFEKNRQWAERTVESEPDFFKKLSEQQTPEYLWIGCADSRVPANQLLDLLPGDIFVHRNVANLVIHTDLNCLSVLQYAVEVLKVKHVIVCGHYGCGGVEAALANRQLGLIDNWLAHIQDIATYHWQDLEPLSQEERVQKLCELNVLEQARNIKRTSIVRDALAKGQDLRIHSWIYSLRNGRLTDVEAKYRDAEQQQR
- a CDS encoding MOSC domain-containing protein, with product MSAKVSRLTIYPIKSTRGLDISRSAVSSEGMAFDRRFMLADEKGRMLTGRALPKLVQVKATPLNHGLLVTHPDMPSLELYYEAFSGEGIETHVWKDKFQALASHPQANRWFTTLLGRSSQLLYAGTESPRFSQSAGTKVGFADAFPLLIISQASLEALNARCEDIHSMAQFRPNLVVSHCEAFAEDSWARIRIGEVELRMDGPCSRCIFTTRDPKSGEFIGRQEPLNTLSLFRKDQVGKINFGMNTTVVKGGVLELGAEIEVLEKRTAETYADRG